AGTACCTGGACATGGGCTGGTTCCAGGGCGCGGACTACGATCGAGCCCTGCACGAGTTCTACCGCTCCAAATACCGGGAGCAGCGTCCCGAGGCCCTCGTCGTCTTCGCGGATGCGTGCCCCTTCGTGCTCAAGCTGCAGCAGGAGCTGTGGCCGCAGGTGCCGCTGCTCGCCGTCCTCAATGACAAGCCGCTGGTGGAGGCCCTGCCCGAGAGTGCCTTCATCCGAGGAAACTGGGCGGACCTCGACGTCCCGGGGACCGTGAGGATGGCCCTGCGGCTCCTGCCCAGCACCCGCCGCGTCGCCCTTGTCCTGGGCTCCAGCCAGCGAGAGCTCGCGGCCTGGGACTTCGTTGAGAGCGAGGTCCGAGGGGCCGCGCCGGACCGGGAATTCATTGGGCTGAGGGGGTTGACCCTGGAGCAGTTGCGCCAGCGGGTGCACACGCTCCCCGAGGACACCGTGGTCATCCTGGTGGGCTTCATGCAGGACGCCCAGGGCCAGAGTCTCGTGGGCCGGGATGTGTTGACGCAGCTGCACGCGGAGGGAAGCCCCCCCATCTTCAGCGTCCACAAGACGATGCTGGGCAGCGGAATCGTCGGAGGCGCGCTGCTGGACTACGAACTGCTAGGCCAGCAGGCCGCGAAGCGCACCCTCCAGCTGCTCAAAGGGGCGCCGCTGTCGAGCCTGCCCACCGGCGCCTTCGACACAAACCTGGTCGCCTTCGATGACCGGGAGCTGCAGCGCTGGCACATTCCCGACAGCCGGTTACCTCCAGGCGGCCGGGTGTTCTTTCGCGAGCCAGGCCTATGGGAGCGCTACCGGTGGCAGGTGACGGTGGCCGTGGGAGCGGGGCTGTTACAGGCGGTGCTCATCCTGGTGCTGCTGGTGGAGCGGAGGCTGCGCAGGGTGGCGCAGCGGCTGAACGCGGCGGTGCTGGACTCGCTGCCGGGCTCGGTGGCCATTCTGGACAGGAATGGGGTGGTGCTCAGAGCCACACCCGCACCGGAGCGGCCCGAGAGCTTGGGCGGACTGCCCGCCGGAAAGCTGCTGGCGCCAGGGGCCGCGTACCTGGAGGCCTTCCGCGAGGCGGCGCGTTCAGGGCACCCCGAGGTGGAGGGGGTGGCCTCGCTGCTGCAAGACGTGCTCGCGGGCCGGGCCAGCGAGGGAGCCCTGGAGTTCCGAGGCTTCGCGCCGGACCGCTGGCTGGAGCTGCGTGCCCGGCGGCTGGATTTGCCCGAGGGAGGAGCGGTGGCGGCGCTGGTGGACGTGACGGCGCGGCGCAGGGCGGAGCTGGAGGCCCGGCAAGCGCGAGACGAGCGAGCGCACCTGGAGCGAGTGTCGGCGGTGGGGGAGCTGGGGGTATCCATCGCGCACGAGCTGAACCAGCCGCTGGCGGCCATCCTCACCAATGCGGAGACCGCGCAGCGTCTGTTGCAGCGCTCACCCACGGACATGGGGCTGCTGCGGGAGATGCTCCAGGACATCATCGCCGACGACAAGCGGGCCGGAGAGGTCATCCGGCACATGCGGGCGCTGCTGAAGAAGGAAGGTGCGGCGGAGGGCACGCACGATCTCAACGAGCTGGTGGGACAGGTGGTGCGCCTGGTGGGCAATGACGCGCAGCTGCGCGGTGCGGTGCTCTCGTTGCGGCTGGCGGACACAGCCTTGCGGGTGAGAGGGGACGGGGTTCAACTGCAGCAGGTGGTGCTCAACCTGATCATCAACGCGCTGGATGCGGTGGGCCCATGCCCGCCCGGGGAACGGCAGGTGTGGGTGCGCACCCAACGGACGGACGGGCACGTGGAGCTGGCCGTGGAGGACACGGGCGTGGGCTTGAGCCCGGAGGTCCAGAAACGTCTGTTCGAGCCATTCTTCACCACCAAGCCAACGGGGCTGGGCATGGGGCTGTCCATCAGCCGCTCCATCCTTGAGGTGCATCAGGGCCGGTTGCAGGCGGAGTCTCGGCCGGGACGCGGCACTGTGTTCCGCTGCTCCCTGCCCGCTGCGTGATCAGGAGACTGTCACGGGTGTGTACACGCGCGAGGCGGCACGGCTCAGCCCCAGCAGTCCCACGCCCGCCAGCAGCAAGGGGATGCACAGCCACTGCTCCAGGGTCAGTCCCAGCTGGAGGGGATCGCCCAGGGAGGGCTCGCGGAAGAAATCCACGCCCAGCCGTAGGACGCCATAGCCCAGGAGAAACACGCCGCTGAGGACTCCCTCCGCCAGCGAGCGCATGCGCTGCCGCAGCGCGAAGAGCACGCAGAACAGCACGG
The DNA window shown above is from Hyalangium minutum and carries:
- a CDS encoding sensor histidine kinase; translated protein: MGVLFALLLSTSLAASERVKTVLVFVPEDGMVPSIADFTRSFHLTMLGERQKPVTVNIEYLDMGWFQGADYDRALHEFYRSKYREQRPEALVVFADACPFVLKLQQELWPQVPLLAVLNDKPLVEALPESAFIRGNWADLDVPGTVRMALRLLPSTRRVALVLGSSQRELAAWDFVESEVRGAAPDREFIGLRGLTLEQLRQRVHTLPEDTVVILVGFMQDAQGQSLVGRDVLTQLHAEGSPPIFSVHKTMLGSGIVGGALLDYELLGQQAAKRTLQLLKGAPLSSLPTGAFDTNLVAFDDRELQRWHIPDSRLPPGGRVFFREPGLWERYRWQVTVAVGAGLLQAVLILVLLVERRLRRVAQRLNAAVLDSLPGSVAILDRNGVVLRATPAPERPESLGGLPAGKLLAPGAAYLEAFREAARSGHPEVEGVASLLQDVLAGRASEGALEFRGFAPDRWLELRARRLDLPEGGAVAALVDVTARRRAELEARQARDERAHLERVSAVGELGVSIAHELNQPLAAILTNAETAQRLLQRSPTDMGLLREMLQDIIADDKRAGEVIRHMRALLKKEGAAEGTHDLNELVGQVVRLVGNDAQLRGAVLSLRLADTALRVRGDGVQLQQVVLNLIINALDAVGPCPPGERQVWVRTQRTDGHVELAVEDTGVGLSPEVQKRLFEPFFTTKPTGLGMGLSISRSILEVHQGRLQAESRPGRGTVFRCSLPAA